The genomic window TTCTTTGAGAAGCGCTCTTTGATTACGCATTTTCGTCCAACAAATGTAGAAACAAATACCCTctgcaaacaagcaaacaaactatTGAAAACAGGTAAGGGAGAAACTAAAACTATATAAGTCTGGAGTTTTGACTCACTCCTTCAGCCCCCTGCTTTAGTAGCACACCAAAATCTTGTTGTTGCTCCTGAGATATGTCCATAAAATTCGATATGCGCTTAAAACAGAACTGTAACAGTGACAATAAAGAAAAGGGGGAAAGGTCAGCAAACAAAAAAACTAATCATAACAGTATACTTTATGATAGAGAACTTCAACATAAGGACAGTTGCTATACAATACTGCCAGAGTGCCAGTCATTTTTGCAAACTACTATAATGGTCAGAACGGCAATAAAATACTAAAAGCAAAAGTAACAGCTTCACTGAATTATAGTAAGTTCACTTGACTTTATTAAAACAGTAGTCATGGAATTCCACATAAAAATAGGGTAATTACATGTAAGTTTCAGGAAAGATTTGACAACTGATTAATTAAGTTTATTAAGTAACAACAGAAACAAGGGTCATCAACTCATCATCACATAGTTCCAAACCAAAGGATTAGAAGCAAATATGCTCGGATAAGTTGACTAGTCCCATAGTACCTAGACTCCCTGCTTTGTCCTGGGACAGAGTATCCTACTTATTTATTGCTCCAGCAGCAGTACCCTTCTTAGTTCGAATCAAGCTCTTACAGTTCTGAGAGGCCTGTCTTTGTGCAGGACGAACTGGTCTGAATACTTCTGTCTTCAAGGGATCCAACAGATCCGATGAGCACCCTAACACAATGCCATTCTTAGTAGCATCATCCCATAACTCCTTTGCAACCTCGAACCTACCGTTCCTAGAAAGCTTTTCTATAAGCAGATCATATGTAGGAGTGTCCACTAACTCACAACTCTTCATAATTCTGAACATGTCAAGAGCATGATCAACTTTCTCTGTCCCACAAAGGATGCCAATGAGGCCATGGAAAAACTTTGCTGTCGGAAGCACCCCACTTTCAAGCATATCTTCTACAAGCCTTTTCCCTCTGATAATTCTATCGGTCAAATAGAGGACCTTAACTACAAGATAGTAGCTAACCCAGTCAGGTGAGCACCCTTCTTCTCCTTCCCTCATCAAATAGAGGATTCTGTATGCTTCTTTCACTCTTCTTGCTCGTCCCAAACAAGACAGTAAGATGTTGAAGCTGGACGAATCAGGGGTGACACCATAGGACCTCATCTCTGTTAAGATATCCATAGCTTCAGGAACAAGTGCAGAAGGATTGAACTTGAGGTTTCTATGGCACACGCAGTTTAGGAAGTCGTTGAATGACGGCAATCCCAATGGGCAGCCTGAGGACTTGATATCATCAAGGACTCTCCGAGCTTCCTTAGCATTTCCATGGACACACCATCCATGGAGGAGGCTACGCTGAACGATGCTGACCATTGGCTCAGCTGAGAGTTCGCTCTTATGGTGCCACACAACGCCCTGTGCCTCACGAGCATAGCCCTTCATGCACAATGTCTGGACCATGGCAAGGCTGCTGCACCATATGCCTTCCCCTCCAGCACCCGGGCCTTGCTGAGGCAGCAATTTCTGCCTCTCCAAGCCTCTGAACAACCTAAcagcctcatcctccttccctgccTTGACAAGAGCCTCGACCACAGCGGTGAACGTCTCGGGGGCCATCCTCCGGCCATCCTTCTCCCCATCTCCAACGGCGATTTTCATCGCAGTGAGGTCACCCATCCGTGCAAGCACCGCAACCGCTCTGTCGTGCTCCTCGTCCCCCAATCCGGCAGGATCCTTGGAGCGGCACCACGACAGGAACCGCAGCAGCCTCCTCCCCGAATCACTCCTCTCGCTACACGAGTCGATCACCCGCCTGACCAGGGCCGGCGATATGGCAAAGTTCAGGCGATCCAGCCTGCTTCCCACCTCGTCCAGGCTCCCGGAGCCCAAGCACACGACATCGCGCACCGCCGCCTCGGACTCCCCCTCCTGCCACGCGCCGGAGCACATAGCGCGACGGATTTGGCAGCGTCCCAGCCTCGAGCATGGCGCAAGGGAGCTCTGGCTCAGGCTAAGCGCCGTTACTGATCTCCTCATCACCGTCGCCATCACGGCCCGGTGAATCCCCAACCCAATACGGTCACAATTTGGTCTGGAGCAGAGAGGGAGGGGGAGTGGTGGGTCGTGGAGAACTGACCTTTATGGGTTTACACGGCCTCCGCCGCCAACGACGCGCTGCTCCGGGGCGAGGCTgacggaggaggagggcggaggcggcggcggcggcggcggcggggttcggaTTTCGGAACAGAAGCACTGCTGGCCAACCAGGAGAACCTAGGCCACACGGCCTTTGGGTGGGTAACTGGGCCGGTAACCCGTAGCAAATCCAACCACGTGCAGAGAAAAAAATTATTTCACACAAGAGTTTCAAAAAAACAAGAGTTCACAATTTCCTAAAAAAATACATGAGACTTAAAAAACCTACAGGTGAGTGTATATTAAACTAAAAAAACAGTAGAAAAATCACCACATTTGTGCTAACAATTGCCATAAGAGCCATTGCACATAGATTAAGATTAGAAGAGACAGAAACAAACGGTTCGCTTTTCTTTCTTCCGCTCGAAGAAAGAAAAGGTGAACTTGCCGTCAAGAGTCTCCCCCACCGCCGCCCTCCGGTGGCTCCCCTACGCCGGTGGCCGCCCCTACATCAGCGGCCTCAGtcatcggtggtgaggggggtcgcaggatccacgcgtgtggatcttTTTTACTCTCGTAGTTTAGATTTTTAGGTTAATCATCATCTTGGCTTCGGCGGCGTCGATGGCGGCACTGAataaggtttcttcatatcctacTCTGACGAGGCGATCAATCCTATGGTTGGGATGGATTTGGAAAtcagtctgttcaagtaaggatggcgtggcggcgacAACATCCCcgtggtggacatgtgtcctcgggctccgtcgttgcaacGACGTTTGCTCTAGCACCAGCTCGGagtttgggaggtagtccaggagcggatgcagattgtggtctgcatcagcGGCATCTGGAACATGGTGGATCGTGTGCTGCGTTTTGTGGTTCGTGAATGGCAGGTGTGGTTTTCTCCTCCGGCGTCTTAGTCGTGTGGGGGTGCCAGATCTAGAGTTCGATGACGTGTCTGAGGTGTTGCTTCGGTATGATTCATTCAACGGTAATGGTTTTCGCTTTTGGTGAACCACCTTGGAGGTCTGCAAAGCTGCAAATCAGCGATGGAGCCACTTCGAGCTCGGGTGTGAAGGTGATCTgtcatttttttcctttggtggctGCTATTGTGGTTccagaggcaggtgacgggcgttggtgtcaagttcAGAGGTTTCTTCAGTCTTgattgtaattttacttcttggaTGTTGTTTCTTTGTGCAAAGGCTAGCGTTTTGTTGTCTTTTCAGTTTTGCCAGGTCGGTTTGTATGTGGCTTGTACTATGATCCTTATGATAtaaattgttgggaaacgtagcatgcaattttaaaaaaattcctacgctcacgcaagatctatctagaatatgcaaaggaacgagaggggagagtgtgtccacgtaccctcgtagaccaaaagcggaagcggtaacttaacgcggttgatgtagtcgaacgtcttctcgaatcaatcgatcaagtaccgaatgtacggcatctccgagttctacacacgttcagctcgatgacgtccctcgaactcttgatccagtagaggcacgaaggagtcgatgagttccgttagcacgacgacgtgatgatggtgttggtgatg from Triticum aestivum cultivar Chinese Spring chromosome 3B, IWGSC CS RefSeq v2.1, whole genome shotgun sequence includes these protein-coding regions:
- the LOC123071616 gene encoding pentatricopeptide repeat-containing protein At5g61370, mitochondrial isoform X2, producing MATVMRRSVTALSLSQSSLAPCSRLGRCQIRRAMCSGAWQEGESEAAVRDVVCLGSGSLDEVGSRLDRLNFAISPALVRRVIDSCSERSDSGRRLLRFLSWCRSKDPAGLGDEEHDRAVAVLARMGDLTAMKIAVGDGEKDGRRMAPETFTAVVEALVKAGKEDEAVRLFRGLERQKLLPQQGPGAGGEGIWCSSLAMVQTLCMKGYAREAQGVVWHHKSELSAEPMVSIVQRSLLHGWCVHGNAKEARRVLDDIKSSGCPLGLPSFNDFLNCVCHRNLKFNPSALVPEAMDILTEMRSYGVTPDSSSFNILLSCLGRARRVKEAYRILYLMREGEEGCSPDWVSYYLVVKVLYLTDRIIRGKRLVEDMLESGVLPTAKFFHGLIGILCGTEKVDHALDMFRIMKSCELVDTPTYDLLIEKLSRNGRFEVAKELWDDATKNGIVLGCSSDLLDPLKTEVFRPVRPAQRQASQNSTVLMLKFSIIKYTVMISFFFCFKRISNFMDISQEQQQDFGVLLKQGAEGRVFVSTFVGRKCVIKERFSKKYRHPLLDSKLTLKRLNAEARCMTKARRLGVPTPVLYAVDPLPHTLTFEFVDGLCVKDILLGFGSNGINEERLNDIAIQIGNAVGKLHDGGLVHGDLTTSNMMIKNSTNQLVLIDFGLSFTSTIPEDKAVDLYVLERALISMHSSCGDVMEKILAAYRKASRQWCATTNKLAQVRQRGRKRTMVG